agaatttgttttattttcaatatttaataaagccatcttttgtgaattttgtatttgctttgatGAATGAGTCGCCATCTATTGCGAAATCAATTTTTTGCTATAAATACTCTTATAAAAGCTTATAATTTACCATAAAATGCTCttactataataaaatatccttttgatataataaatattataagcTTGAGCTTTTTGTCGGCTTGAAACTCTATCGCCATCTTTGAACCATCCTTCTTTAAAACAGGGTGATACACTTATCACAATACCCTGTACTCAGTTAAAAGTGGATACTACACACTTGGAACTGAATTCggaaatttttcttattttgtgttaataattttatttctattttgttgaaatattattgttacAATACTTAAGATTAGTAgcatattcaattcaaaaaccAAGTAAACACAACATATTATTGCTATAGATTTggctaaaatatttatatgaaaacaatacaaataatatcGAGCATAACAAGGCCATGGCAAAATTGCTTAGCTAACCATCTTCTGATACACaatgtacatacaatatatattttgtataacataatttatatatactatgcaatttgttaatatatttgtttttggaaCGGAGTTTTGTGTTACGAGTTACAAAGAAAATGTGTCTATAAAAGCTATGTGATATCCGCAATCGAAGAACATTCCTcacattatattataaactTAACAAAACTGGTAAAGTTGAGCCACATTCAGATCAAAATTGTAATCTATtacattgtatatatgtatattcatgtCAAACAATTGCAGTTTGCCCATcgttatttataaaaatattctctCTCTGTAACCAACAATACGTTCATCTTGTTTCTCTTGCAACATTTCAACCAGCCTATTTTAATCCGTAACCTAATGACTTACTTATAGACATACGGACAATGCGTATATGTAGAATTCTTCTTaactaatttgattttatacatttataactCGAAATCAACAGGTTGCAACTTGAGTATCGTAGCACTTAATTGGATTAATAGTAATATATTATGTGTGTCCTCTCATGCACAAGTTAAAGTTAACATTAAGTGCATGACTGATAAATTCTCCTTCCAAAGTGAATGTTAAATCTAACTTGCATATGAGAAGACATGCCTAAGAGTACAcacagatatatgtatattatctAGGTATTTGCTGTTGAATAGATTCTTGTTAAGATTGTTACATACAATAGAGTTAGAGCTACGATTGCTAATCCATTGTCAATCAAAAATTTGCTACAAGATACAGGagacagtgagagagaaaCTTGTGCTATACAATTTTGCAGAGGTCTCTTTTTCTCCTCGGTGCTAAAGCATAGACTTAAAGAATGCGCTCCAAAAAAGTATCTTTAAGATACATTTCAATATGAGCTCTTCTTTGTTTGCATGCCTGCTTTACAATCAGTCCTACAATCCCTTAATTTAGATGTCCTGCATCAGAGCCTCGGGCGTTTGCGGATCCGTTGTGCTACCCCCCAACTCGCCGCTGATGTCGCCAACCGTTGATGAAACCGCCGATAGCATTGTGGTCACCGTGGCATTAATCAACTCCACACTGGTGCTGGCCACAGTGCTATACAGAGCCAATGCCGTTGTCGTGATAACCGTGGCCAAGGCGGGCACTGGAACCACACTCGTCGAGCTGCTCTCAGTGCTTGAGATGCTGGCCATGGTGGTGTTGAGCAGCAGCGGCGCCAGCGTTGTGTTCACTGCCATCGTTGGACTGCTCGTGGGAAGCAGCGGTGGCAAATGGTCGTGGTAATGATCCAGCATCGACCACGGATGCATGGGACACGGATTATCGAGCTGCGGACCCAACATGCCCTCGAACACGTAGCCAATCAGCGATCCAGCCGAGAGTCCAATGTTGTACGACAACGTCATAATATTGCCGGTGACCTCTTTCAAGGTGCCAGGCACTTTAGCCGGCGCCAGCATCATGGGCAGACTGCCAGCCAAACCGTTGCTGATGCCCAGCGCAATGGTGAACAGAAATGGAGCCGTTTCCGAGGAGATGACGGGACGATGTCGCGGCGCACAGCAGAGCAGAAACATGGGCACCAACACAATACGCAATCCCGACAAGAGAACAAGTTGTCGCCGAGACCAGGGATACGGTCTGGCTGCCAGTATTTTGCCCACCACATCGGACGTGTTGAAGCAGAACATCAGAAGGACGGGCATCCAAGAACGCAGTGCACACGAAGTAATCTCCACCTCGATGCCGGGATAAAGAGAGAGCGTGACACAATAGGCCAATGCAATGCACACCATGTACGGATATATGACTTGGGCCACACGCCAGCGTGTGACGAATCCCTCGCGTATGTCACTCAGCTTGCTGGGACGACAACGGCGCGGCGTTATCACGTGCTCCACCTTGAAGGCCACcgttgtgggcgtggccggTTCGTGCGGCGTCGCGGGCAACTCGGGCAGTTGTCCCAATCCCTCGATAATGCTCTCGCCTGCCGTGGGATTGGACAACTCGTAGACAGGATTGCTAAAACTCAGGGTGTTGGTGGCATTCACGCTGGAATGATGCGGTCCAGCTGAGGTTGTAGTCGTTGTGCCATCCATGGAGAGCACTCCATATTTTGTGCTGCTCGTGGCGCCATCGATTTCTTGCTGCAAATTAAGGAAAAAGAAACGAGTATTAACATTTGCCAAAATTGTTTGACTTAAAAAATAGGAATTTACATACAAATGATCTTTTAAGATAATAACACCCATTAGTTAAGCTCAATAGCCTTAAGACTTTTTTATTCCTGATTTATGATTTCCTTTTTagatttatgtacatatattatataaatattgattttgtatataagaaacttctttcttaaatattcaaaaactattgccattttttaaataaattttgtcatCTTTCTTTAGCTGTTTGcacatattcattttaattaaaaagacTAAAACATGTCTTGTTAAATCTACgtgaaataaatatacgataataaaaatacaatacccaattaaattattttttgttcaatgaaaagcattataataaaatgttattattacaaaaacaaaattctcaaaaaaaaCCTCACTTGTTAAATAAGAAATCtagttgaattaaatatttatagattttagtttaataatatCTTTAATATCAAGTCTGGCATGTTTCTCAGATATCTTAATATTAAGGTAGttaagaaaattttaattataaagttatatacaaaatatgaacatattttttatagaattaTAATTGGAATAAAAACctcaaatattcaatattaaatgattaaaaaattcCTTTAAATAATTACAGAAAGCAGCTATTGACTTTCTTTAACTCGATACAAAGAtaagtgatttttttttaaatccattATTTGGTTTAAAATCTCTCTCTCCAtcgaaattaaattcacaGCTTACTTACCTCATCTGGTCGCAGGACAATCTTTGAGCACGCCTCCACGTGATAGCGAACAAAGGGCGAATTAATCGTGGCCACATGAAGCAGATAGCTGAAGAGAATGTAGAGCGTGGAGGTCAAAAAGAAGATAACAGTCGAGACGCGATCATTGTTGATGAGCAGCTTGGTCACCACACGATTGGAAGACACCAGAAATCCGGCAATGCTTTCGCCAGCCATCACCGCCTGCGTATATTGTTTGGGGAGCATCGAGGCGAAGCCGTAGAAGCTCGACTGTTGCACCGTGCAACCGATGGCGGTTAATGCCACCGCTGACATGTTGACCATATACGCTGTATTCGTGGCAAAGGCATGCCAGGCCACCTCACAGACAGCCACAAAGATCAGAGTGGTAAAGGAGACCATATAACCAAAGAGGACGCGTGTCTGGAAGGGCGCCAGCGAAAGAACAATGTTGTTGAAGAGCACTGTGCAGAAAGCGACAAAGATGTATGTCATGGACATGTCCAAGGCCACCGGGCGACCCGGAAAGCGTGCCTGCCAATAGTCAGCGGCGATGATAAAGCTAATGGGAGAGATAAGAGAAATTGCagattatataaatttgtataatgtAAATGACAAACTAGATTAATGATGCAGCTGTGTAAAacagatttatttatagcgCACAAGCTCATCAGATGCGCAACATTCGCAATTCATTCATTGATTCGTTTTCATTCACAGTGCAACTCATTCCCCCAACTGAATTCAATTCTATTTCGAGTGCTTCTCACCTATTGTAGGGCAACACGAATCCAATGCCCGCTGCAAGGAGTGCCAGATAGACGGCATGCCGTTGGTCCTTTGGGGCGCGTGTGTCGAACTCGGGACTGTCAATACTATTCGGATGCCGCATGCCACCGCCGCCCGATGTCCGACCGCTGCTGCGACCCTCGAGTGGTTCGTATGTCGTTTCCTGTCCGCCCACATCCATGATTAGCTCTCGCTTGGCTTGTTATGCTTGATGCTGGTCTTCTTGTTttgcaaatagttttgttatgttttatttatttttcggaAATTTAGTCAACGCACAATTCGTTTGGGGTTTGCATAATTGATGCGTTGAAAACCGACGGAATATCTAAAACGTTGCGTTTGTACTACTCTCAGTTTGTTCGCCTTGCACACAATAATTATACAGGGTGTTGTCTCTCGCTTTGTGTGTAGTTATTTGTGGCACGCACACAAATCGATAAACAACAAACGTTGCTGAATTGTTGCTCCAATATTGCGTTAATCGAATGCGAATTGCACAGTCTCCAATGCCACATTCATTTCGCATTTCATTCTCGTTATAAACATTAcgcttttatttcattgccaattaaaaacactttttcaCTTTGTTCAGCATTATCAAGTTGCTTCGGATGTTGTGGCGAGCTTAGTTTAAGCATGCTGCATTCACACACAGGACATGCACAACTAAATTTGCTGTCAATTGCCAACACAGCTCGTAGCCAGTATCGCCATTTCACCACGTCACACACGGCGCATGCGGCGTATGAttgatttttcattgcatGCGACCAGACAAGTCGTAAATTCTAAGCTGCCAGCGCCAGACAGTCATTATTATC
This is a stretch of genomic DNA from Drosophila albomicans strain 15112-1751.03 chromosome 3, ASM965048v2, whole genome shotgun sequence. It encodes these proteins:
- the LOC117570541 gene encoding equilibrative nucleoside transporter 4 — encoded protein: MDVGGQETTYEPLEGRSSGRTSGGGGMRHPNSIDSPEFDTRAPKDQRHAVYLALLAAGIGFVLPYNSFIIAADYWQARFPGRPVALDMSMTYIFVAFCTVLFNNIVLSLAPFQTRVLFGYMVSFTTLIFVAVCEVAWHAFATNTAYMVNMSAVALTAIGCTVQQSSFYGFASMLPKQYTQAVMAGESIAGFLVSSNRVVTKLLINNDRVSTVIFFLTSTLYILFSYLLHVATINSPFVRYHVEACSKIVLRPDEQEIDGATSSTKYGVLSMDGTTTTTSAGPHHSSVNATNTLSFSNPVYELSNPTAGESIIEGLGQLPELPATPHEPATPTTVAFKVEHVITPRRCRPSKLSDIREGFVTRWRVAQVIYPYMVCIALAYCVTLSLYPGIEVEITSCALRSWMPVLLMFCFNTSDVVGKILAARPYPWSRRQLVLLSGLRIVLVPMFLLCCAPRHRPVISSETAPFLFTIALGISNGLAGSLPMMLAPAKVPGTLKEVTGNIMTLSYNIGLSAGSLIGYVFEGMLGPQLDNPCPMHPWSMLDHYHDHLPPLLPTSSPTMAVNTTLAPLLLNTTMASISSTESSSTSVVPVPALATVITTTALALYSTVASTSVELINATVTTMLSAVSSTVGDISGELGGSTTDPQTPEALMQDI